AGCCTCAAGAATACGAATTTGAAAGGCTTTTTTCAAACCTCAATCAAGCCACTCTCAAGAGAGAAcctggtatatatatattgtccttttaattaccctttaaaattttaatgatatgtTTGACTTTTGGGTTCTATGATCCCCTCTAGGAAGTTTATCCAGTGCAATATTCCTGGTGGCGGGTACCACGGTATGCCCTTCATTGTATCAGCTCTCCTGCCATTGTTTGAGTTTTTacgtatacatacatatatgtgtatgtatatataaatattgatttGTTTGCCTGATGTTGGCTCAATCTATAGGTGGGTGCAGGGATCCTGGCCATTCCAGCAGTGACACAAGATTCTGGGTTTTTGGCCTCCGCAGTTGCTTGTATCCTTTGTTGGGTTTTCATGGTGATATACAACATTCTTTCTTTCCGTTTTTTCGTTTCTGTTCTTCATCTCTATACTTTTTTATTAAGGCAACCATTCATTCCAGGTTGCCACTGGGCTGCTCATTGCTGAAGTAAATGTCAACACAATGTGTGAACTGGGTTCTGGTGGTGTTTCACTGGTATGTATGTAAACTATATGCCACTCTATCATTCCTAGAAACCAAGTCTGCTTAGATCACATTTTGGTTAGATCTTTTGTAAGCTTAccattagtttaattaaattcaattaattcctaTTTCCATATGGCATATTTCAGGTATCTATGGCCAGGAGAACTCTTGGACCAGTTGGAGTTCAAATTGCTTGGTAGGCTGAAAAGACATAAATTTGATATTAGCAAGTACATTTTACAATATCAAATGCATGCTTTATGTCTATAAATGAATAATGGAAAAGTCAACTTAAGTAAATTTTGTGTTGATTTATCTTATCTGGTTTGAAATTGTTTGTCAAACACCTTATAAAATTTTTGCAGCTTTTTAAGTTGTCTGAAGtcattattgttttgttttgtctGCTTGTCTTGCAGTTGGTcatacatattcatacattatGCCCTTCTTGTTGCCTATCTGGCTCGTTCTTCAGATATTTTGACAAACTATCTTGGCCTTCCCTTGTACGAGTTCTAAGCTTCTAACCAACTTATCATGATACCACGCTTCTACTATGATTAATGTATCAAACAGTTGTTCCTATGTGGTTTTAGGTTTTGATGACAGCCTTCGATTTGCAGATGGGAGAGTGCAACATTGTTCTCTTTGGTCTTTGGTGGCATTTGCTACTTTGGAAGGTTGGTGTTGTTTCGTATTTTCTGACATGAGTATGGGCGTATGATCCTCCAAGAACCCTTCAAAAACATGAAATGCTCttaaaaaattgaacatataCCTGTAACTGACACTCACATCTGTATTCAAGTAACATAAGTTGAAATTGTCATTACTCATTGATGTGCTTACGAACGTGCTAAACTATTTGATAGCAAGGCTTTTTAAGTTTGCTTACAAAACTTTCTTGAAAGTTATGTTATTCAAATAAACTAGTTCAGAtgcaaataaaataatagttattGTAATTAtctcaataaaaaattatttgcatCACGAAATTTAAGCTCAAGTACCCAAATGCTCAtctttttatcatatatatatacatgaagccAAACCTTAAGTTATAAAGAATTGTTAGCAATATGGGATTACTGACACTATCGTCCCTACATTTCTTTTCTCTGCCAAAATTATTCCTTGTAAGTTTAAAAATGTACTTCCATATTTCTTTGTTTTAGAATGAACAGATTAAGATTAACTTGGACTTGTGTTTCAACTGTAGCCAGCGCTTTATTGGTGCTGTTAATGGAGTTCTTGTATTCGGAATCATCGCTTCTTTCACTGCTCTTGTGGTAATTCCCTGACTTTTTTATCAACAATATCGCTTAACTTTCATTATTTATAGCTTAATTAGGTCCTCTCTCACTGAGTTTGCTCTTAAATATATCTGATGGATTTGTGTCAAGTCTTTGCACATTTCACTAAGAAAATGATGTTTTTTGTTTTTGGCTTAGTCTGTTGCAAGTGGAGGCCTAGAGTGGGATGCTCTTCTTAAAGCTAACTTTGAAGCTGTTCCTATGAGTATACCGATAATTGCACTATCATTTGTTTACCAGGTAAAATCATTAACATATACTCGTATAGTTGCAGAAATCCGTACCTAACTTGCAAGGTACGGACACCAACCATACCTTACAAGTTCGGCACGGATCTCCATCCTAGTAAAATCCAATGTATAACTAATTTGTTTACGTGATTCAGAATGTTGTGCCGGTTCTCTGCACAAATCTTGAAGGAAACATGTCAAAAGTAAGGTGACAGATCTTATCATTAAGGTTCTTTTTATTCCTTTCCATTCCCCCTCCATTCTGATTTTTTTGCCAAATGGGGGCACAACATTTGTGTTATTTCTTCTCAATATTTTGTTTGTCAACTGATCTCTCTGTTTGTGTCCTTATGATAAAATCTTTTGTTTAATGCAGGACTGCTATTGTTGTAGGCACAGCAATACCGCTTGGTTTATTTCTTGTGTGGGACGCTGTTATTCTAGGATCTATTTCAAGTCTTGGCACGGGCTCCGATCAGATGGTAGATCCATTGCAACAGTTGCGAGCTAGTAATAGTGGAGTTGTTGGAGTAAGCTCATTGTACTTTAATGGATTTCAGCCAAAAAAATTTCAGGTTCAAAGGGGTTTGTAATTGACACCATTTTTGGGGGTGTTTGAAACGAATTTGCAGCCAATAACTGAGGTGTTCTCACTTCTTGCAATTGCAACATCATATATTGGATTTGTTTTGGGACTTTCTGATTTCCTGGCTGATTGTAAGTTTTCCTTGGATATTGTCAATGATTTCACATGCATCAATATCTTACTGCTTGTCCCACATTGGCTTCAATTCGAAGCTTATGTTACTTGAATATGTATACTACACAACATTATTCAGCTTAATTTCAATGCACCATATGTCATTGTTATAATGCATAAACTACCCATTTTTGctaattttattttccaatgATTTCAGTGCTGAAACTTCCGGCCGGTGAGAATAGGCCTCAGCCCTATCTCCTTACACTAATTCCACCACTAGGACTTGCTTTGCTAGACCCAGGGATATTTTTTAAAGCCTTGGATTTTGCTGGAACATATGGAGGTAACTCTCTAGTTTAAAGCACTTTCTGCACCTTTTTCCCAAGCTTTGGACATTAACTAATTTAAGCTATTTTGTTCTACCTCATTGTTTTGCGGAAccctcaaaatctataaaaaatatcCTTGAGATATGCTCATATCTAACTTTTTGCCGAATCCATGTGACATAGAGTTTTAAGATAAATATGCTTTTCCACTTGTATATTGAGAACTTAAGGTTTACTACAACTGGATTCATATAATCACACTTACAATGCAACAATTAATAAGTTTAAGATTTGAATCGCAAAGGATTTTCGTGCCTTGCATCGGAAACAACAATAAACTGTTCTAGTTTTCATTAAAAGCCTAAATTCCTTTGCCTTGTAAAGTGACAAAATGTTGCATGTGTTTGGCCAGTCTTGGTATTATTTGGGATACTTCCTGCAGCTATGTCTTGGTCAGATCGGTACTCCACTCCATCAACATCAGTTAAACTGCCAGAGCTCGTTCCCGGAGGAAGGCTTACCCTGACTCTGGTAATGCTATGTTCAGGAGGAGTCATTGTTACTGAAATACTCGAGAGCTTAGGCCACCCATGATTATCCTAAAGTAAATGTAGTATCATATATTTGAGGAGCATTTCCAAAAGAGTTGCACCAATTCAAACTTTGACTTTGCTGATATACAAACATGCGCATATATCCATGGGAAGATGAGCAAAGACATGTATATTCCGAGTTCTATATATCTACCTTGGCCATCTGAAATTAATCAGTAACCTTTGCAGTAAGATGAATGAGAGGTTGCACGAGGCAAGCCACCAATCAGTCCAAAAGTAAATCAGTTCACCATTGCTCCGCCCACTCTCCATTGGTTTGCAGCCATCAATATCTACTTCAACAGTGAATGAGAATAAATGCTTGTGAAGGAATAGCAAGAAAAGGCCTGATTTGAAATTTATCTCAATTAGCAGGCTTTTTCTTCCCTCCGAAAGAAGATATTAGTATTCAATATCAAAGAATTGTATCCATACAGATAAAACAACCTAAGCGCTTTAGCCAGAACCTATGACCAGTAACCCTGTCTAGGTTATAACAGCATTAGAGTGGAGCGGGCAGCAGCAAGCTATTCAATACTTGCACTTGTGGGCGCACTGTTTCTCTGTTGGAACTTCATAGCATCAGCCAACTATTGTTTGTGGTTATAAGAAGAATGCACAATATTCTATTTCTAGTATTTCCTTACGAAATGCATCTTCATCTCGATATCCTTTATGCGATCATGTTGAACTGGATTATTGGCTATTCATATGGTTGCTTTTATTATCACAAAATAATTCTATAGGATGTTCTTCAAGCACTCTCTTCAGGCACATTAATTCACACTCCATTAGCCATCGTCTCAATATCTGCACATTTTCATTTTACTAAATTTTCCCATAGAAATATACAATTTCCGAAATAAACCCTATCCAATATACACCAGTGAAAATCTCCACCGTTTTACTGCTTCACTTGGTTACCGGTGTAATAAGAAGAGGAAAAAGTTTTATTTATGAGGTATGCATTGTAAGAgttaaatatgaaataaagaatttaatacaattttaaacttgaaattagaaaaaaaagtaataaCTCTTGTTAAAGATAAGACATATTCaaaataagcttttttttttcaaaataaataaatgaattaatttattactaactaatatactaaaatatgtaaaattaataatacCCCGGAAAAGACACAAATTGCAAAGGCAATGTCAAGCCTTCCTATGAGACGCTGGTACATCCCTTTTTCCACTGGCACTCATTGGTGTTTTCTTCAAGCTTATGGTTAGCATCCACATCCACTCATCCCGGTTTCCTTTAGTCAGTCTAACATACACTTCCTTAGCATTGTTTATAACTTGAAAAAAGCTTTTCACTTATaaagtacttttcaaactctACCTAACACTACCTTAGTAGCTTACTCAAAACCTCCATGAATCGAATCTCCAAATTATCATCAATAATTGAAGTGAAAGAGTTTGGCAACAATGGTAAAGATGAAGTTCAAGATTATGTCTGCCTACTGATATGGATTATCatcaataattttgtttttatctaAAAACCAGTAAATAGCAGTACCAACTACTCAGCTGCAAGTTCCGGTaccttacaaaaataaaattcaagaagTAGACAGTTAAGTTATTACGGAAATTAAACTACTACTCCACAATACAACAAATTTGTATACTTCAGCCCACAAAAGTACTATAGTTTACGATCTTTTTAACAAGCCAGGactcatattattattatataaatcaaaagaaaattggTATAGCTTTTTCTTTCCTGCAGATTTCATTTGCTTATGAATTTACATTACATGGCAGCTGCTTTCAAACAGAGCCAACAAACTACTAAGAATTTACATTTGCCACCCTCAATCCCTCCCACACACCACAAATGGCACgttataagcaaaaaaaaaaaaaaattgaagtaaaatcAACTGAAATATATATCATAAAGgagggaaaaataaaagaaaacccaATCCGAACTCTCTACTTATGCCATTTCTGCTTCCCTCAACTCTTGATGAACAATGGAAAGCCGAACATAATATGATCCACTGAGATCATCCCAATAATCGGGACTGCAACCTTGCCAAAGACTTACATGTACATATGGTTATTTCACTGTGTTAATGAGCCAAGTCCTCACTCCCAACACCAAAACTAGATTTGTCTATCATGCGCACATTGTATTGCTCATATACCCTTGCTCTGTTCTCTGCCCACCATTGTTCCGCTTGTTTCTCGCTAAACCGCTTCTTACTgcatttaaagtttcataaaccATTTATTTCTCTTCAACCTTGGATGGTTACACAAATCAAGGGTAGTCTAAACAGACATGGTTATTTCCAGGCCATTAAATGTGTCTGGGTGTGGATGAGGAAATAGGAGTGTTAGCGTTGTAGTTTAAATTAAATCATATCAACAAgcttttcactcaatttagtcccattCACTTAGTTCAGAGGCCAAAAACACGGGTTACAAGCTTAGCACTTAGGGATGCATTTAGGAGTAAAATTCAAACATTATGTTCACTTACCCGTTCTTCAAAGCCAAGCATGAATATCAGTTGATTTTCACATGCTTAGATAATGCCAAACATCTGACATCAGGCTAGTTTATGAACACTTAAAGTCATCCTACTTGAATTTGCTTACTACAAGCAGAAATGTCCTCCCCATCAAACCACTCCCACTTCCCCATTATTTCAGATTGATTTTCTACAAAATCTAGAACTGCCAAAGAGAGTAGTAAAAACACATACCTGAAACGAACTCGCTTGAGATCCTTGGCACCTCCTGGTAGCGAGGTAAGTGTTATATACACACCAGGTTCATCTTGCTCAACCCATTCATTCTCATTTCTAGATTCACTCTCTTTTGTTCTACCTCCACTTTTTGTTGCTGGTTCAATATGGCTTTGTTTGTTATGGCCAGAACTACGAGTACTCGCAATGCTAGATCCATTAGAAAGCAACTGGCTGTTCAATACATTTGAATCTTGTTCTTGGCACACTAGTTGACCATTCAATCTGTCAATTGAAACACTAGAGACATCACCGGAAGCAGGGTTGGAGCCAAGCGAAGTAAATGAAGGTGATTTGATGCTCCGTGCAGCCCCCATAGGCAATCTTTCAGCCATATCCTTTAACTGTTCACATAAATTATCATCCACATCAGTCAAAAGACACTATTAAAATATTGAATGTCCAACTAATCACTTAACTAACTCTAGTGATACACTGAGAAAGTATATAAACAATAGAGCAGAATAAAGAATATGTAATGCACCGGTAACACCATGCATCATGGCTAATACATTTAATACAAAAGCATTTAATATGCAATTGAAAAAATGATCTATATTAGTGGCAGTTTAGAAGAAGGATTCAGATTTCAGAAGctaattattcaaaattaattttgtcTTGATTTACAACAGAGAACAGGCCAGCCATCTGTTAAACCAGAAAACAAGGAAAAATAATCCACTAAAAGTGTAGTATAATCGAACTTGGGCATGCTTGTGATCTCGTGACATGCTCAGAGTCACAGTCCACCACAACCTGcaaaatatttctacttcagaccCATTGGGCCTCATGATTAAATTCCAGATAATGAAACCCCATAAGTGAAAATGATGTGAATTGTTCAATTGAACTCTATACACAGCCAATGAGGGATTCAAGGCTCCCTATCAAGACATGACATCCTATCCAGTCCAACAGGTGCCCACTATCCTCGTGGCACATTGCTAGTATCCCCCAAAGCCAGCTTTTGGTATTTTACCCATTTTAGCCTATTTGGCACTGCTGTTAGTCCTACAAAATGTGCCTTACTGGCTGAAAATAGTGTAACAGTAGAACACAGCCAATCAGAAATTTGAGGCTTCCTTTTCAGACCATGACACTAAGTTTGTTGCATTATGGTAAGCAGAGAGATTCAGATATAAATAAGAGGAAACCACAGTATAAAAACTGGGGAAAATGACTTGATAAAGCTAAGAAAAGAACAGAggacaaaaaatatatttcaaagcAATAATCACTCCTAACACATTGCAATTCAGAGATAACAGATGAAGTTTTATGAATATAAATATCCATGGATAACAAACAAACATAAATCCATCTTACTTGGGCAGTAAGTGACTTGATTACTTCCTTTGCCGCTTTGCATTTTGCAGTCTCCTCATCTGCAATTGCTATAGCCTCCTTCAGCTGTTTCGTTGTTTTCTCCAGCTCAACTTCTTGAAGTTGTGCTTTACGTGTAAGATTCTCCACCTGAGATAAAAGAATGGTAAGACATAAAA
This window of the Gossypium hirsutum isolate 1008001.06 chromosome A09, Gossypium_hirsutum_v2.1, whole genome shotgun sequence genome carries:
- the LOC107889284 gene encoding tyrosine-specific transport protein; amino-acid sequence: MSISMTIPLQTPTSLISRARPRLLLHTHNLLCPKSLLRNRLHHHSHHQLPTPFKTFKCSSQRQSSDNQPQEYEFERLFSNLNQATLKREPGSLSSAIFLVAGTTVGAGILAIPAVTQDSGFLASAVACILCWVFMVATGLLIAEVNVNTMCELGSGGVSLVSMARRTLGPVGVQIACWSYIFIHYALLVAYLARSSDILTNYLGLPLWESATLFSLVFGGICYFGSQRFIGAVNGVLVFGIIASFTALVSVASGGLEWDALLKANFEAVPMSIPIIALSFVYQNVVPVLCTNLEGNMSKVRTAIVVGTAIPLGLFLVWDAVILGSISSLGTGSDQMVDPLQQLRASNSGVVGPITEVFSLLAIATSYIGFVLGLSDFLADLLKLPAGENRPQPYLLTLIPPLGLALLDPGIFFKALDFAGTYGVLVLFGILPAAMSWSDRYSTPSTSVKLPELVPGGRLTLTLVMLCSGGVIVTEILESLGHP